One segment of Brassica napus cultivar Da-Ae chromosome C3, Da-Ae, whole genome shotgun sequence DNA contains the following:
- the LOC106403242 gene encoding uncharacterized protein LOC106403242 → MATWFWLENFGFEDIFATIFPLPDRFIASFANEAVSCFRCIESSDPPNGFDQIPLTSQYLQNHISLPMIYKHRYTAIAGIKTFLNTICSRIFSDILAQVLPYSSPPYFVPGFHPSLIIPGFPHPSFGNINVMRPDLVDGVNTFNNNNSFLFPKGLWEWNDHSMESENDRTMFITFSRGFHVSQAEVKKLFTNIFGEKCVVGVYMREDWVSSPNIVACNNDQQQSLFAKLVLDSVVTVDRILEGEKLQKFRINGKHIWARKYNKKKDGRTCFT, encoded by the coding sequence ATGGCTACATGGTTTTGGCTTGAAAACTTTGGTTTTGAAGACATTTTTGCAACCATCTTTCCTCTTCCAGATCGATTCATTGCATCTTTTGCTAACGAAGCTGTCTCCTGCTTCCGATGCATCGAGTCCTCTGATCCCCCAAATGGCTTCGACCAAATCCCTCTCACTTCACAATATTTGCAAAATCACATCTCACTTCCCATGATATACAAACATCGATACACCGCCATTGCTGGTATCAAAACCTTTCTAAACACCATTTGTTCTAGAATCTTTTCAGACATCCTTGCACAAGTTCTTCCATATTCTTCACCACCATATTTCGTCCCCGGATTCCACCCATCTCTGATCATACCTGGCTTCCCGCATCCGTCTTTCGGAAACATCAATGTCATGCGACCTGATCTAGTTGATGGGGTTAACActttcaacaacaacaactcgtTCCTCTTCCCAAAGGGTCTTTGGGAGTGGAACGATCACTCCATGGAAAGTGAGAATGATCGAACCATGTTTATAACGTTTTCTCGTGGCTTTCATGTGTCACAGGCCGAAGTTAAGAAGCTTTTCACCAACATATTTGGAGAAAAGTGTGTGGTAGGTGTTTACATGCGAGAAGACTGGGTAAGTTCACCTAACATAGTTGCGTGTAACAATGATCAGCAACAATCACTATTTGCTAAGTTGGTTTTGGATTCGGTGGTTACGGTGGATCGTATACTGGAAGGTGAGAAGCTCCAAAAGTTTCGGATCAATGGTAAACACATTTGGGCTCGTAAATACAACAAGAAGAAGGACGGACGTACTTGCTTCACCTAA